From the genome of Anopheles moucheti chromosome 3, idAnoMoucSN_F20_07, whole genome shotgun sequence, one region includes:
- the LOC128303319 gene encoding exocyst complex component 3 — MDLEQIHQEARQAALNEVKNMFQRSNQMEKVDQYRRRIYRKNLSMDAQLKTCMQNQTDDVKIGVKKLQTALDQIQEIGDRMKSAFAMLTDVPTVYDTLESVRDENAKHSQYMTAMENLKHIFTVQSSVDKAMQWIEEDKLLHAHQCLSDLENSRDDLLYELHKLPKQNAHDKITLKRYFEKVETVSVTLEKKIRLVLQRTLNTVRKEPTVIVTALRIIEREEKADAFALQQQKNTGFIAPGRPKRWRQKALDVLNDSAVQRIEGSKLEERSDNKMWLVRDLELTRQFLLEDLRVVKSLCVPCFPPHYNILNEYVTMYHNAMSKYLEELIQTGLEGNEYVTILSWIMNTYPGRELMQHPDLMIDLSNVGPLVSKQRLHEMETAYLRTMERNYQEWMTKTLETEKTDWINGVEMESTDQYYHTSAPMIIYQMIDQNLQVTNTTHSDLTFNALILSIQQMTKYGHIYRTAVIEYKERHFRDRSQAPFFTQHIITIVNNCQQMIEIAQQLKQLYWPKSKTQHYEEFEKLVKTYQTLRDETGLVLLEEAFLDLEGHFNELFTAKWTTSSVSVDTICVTLEDYFQDYNHLRTANFEYVIGEAQKMVAKRYIKAMLSKRLNKNRAECEVLAKKIAKEAKQIKMFFEKVAPNVAKSDSPIDVISNLAGLLNCDAEMLVLDLHSVLSSYPSITEDHLVRLFYLRNDFKSSELKEKVQDALASRKSTISHDKQDAIFKEIIFSDKLW, encoded by the exons ATGGATCTCGAACAAATCCACCAGGAAGCGCGACAAGCGGCCCTAAATGAAGTAAAGAACATGTTTCAGCGGTCAAACCAGATGGAGAAAGTGGACCAGTATCGGCGTCGCATATATCGCAAAAATCTTTCGATGGACGCCCAGCTGAAGACGTGCATGCAAAACCAAACCGACGATGTGAAGATTGGCGTGAAGAAACTGCAGACCGCATTGGACCAAATTCAAGAGATTGGCGATCGAATGAAGAGTGCCTTTGCGATGTTGACCGATGTACCGACCGTGTACGACACACTGGAAAGTGTCCGAGATGAGAATGCAAAACATTCGCAGTATATGACGGCGATGGAGAACTTGAAGCATATCTTCACCGTTCAGTCCAGTGTAGATAAGGCAATGCAGTGGATCGAGGAGGACAAACTGCTGCACGCCCATCAGTGTTTATCGGATTTGGAAAATTCTCGTGACGATCTGCTATACgagcttcataaactaccgaAACAGAACGCTCACGATAAGATCACACTGAAAAGGTACTTCGAGAAGGTGGAAACGGTGTCGGTGACgctggagaaaaaaataaggcTGGTGCTGCAACGGACACTGAACACGGTACGCAAGGAACCGACCGTTATTGTGACGGCGTTGCGTATCATCGAACGCGAGGAAAAAGCCGATGCGTTTGCattgcagcagcagaaaaataCTGGCTTTATTGCACCTGGACGTCCGAAGCGTTGGCGCCAGAAGGCACTAGACGTGCTGAACGATTCCGCTGTTCAACGTATCGAAGGTTCGAAGCTGGAGGAGCGATCGGATAACAAGATGTGGTTGGTACGAGATCTCGAACTCACCAGACAGTTTCTCTTGGAGGACTTGCGTGTTGTTAAATCGTTATGTGTGCCCTGCTTTCCACCGCATTATAACATCCTGAACGAGTATGTGACGATGTATCACAATGCAATGTCGAAATAC cTTGAAGAACTTATACAAACTGGCTTGGAAGGGAATGAATATGTTACGATACTGTCATGGATCATGAACACATACCCCGGCCGAGAACTGATGCAACATCCGGACCTGATGATCGATTTGTCGAACGTAGGTCCACTGGTTAGTAAGCAGCGTTTgcacgaaatggaaacggCCTACCTACGAACAATGGAGCGTAACTACCAGGAGTGGATGACGAAAacactcgagacagaaaaaacAGACTGGATCAACGGAGTCGAGATGGAATCGACCGATCAGTACTACCATACATCAGCGCCCATGATCATCTACCAGATGATTGATCAAAATCTACAGGTCACCAATACAACCCACTCGGACCTAACGTTTAATGCTCTTATTCTAAGCATCCAGCAGATGACCAAGTACGGCCATATTTACCGCACTGCGGTAATCGAGTACAAGGAACGTCATTTCCGCGATCGTAGCCAGGCCCCGTTCTTCACGCAACACATCATCACGATCGTGAATAACTGTCAACAAATGATTGAAATTGCACAGCAGCTGAAACAACTGTACTGGCCCAAATCGAAAACGCAGCATTACGAGGAGTTTGAAAAGCTGGTCAAGACGTACCAAACGCTACGCGATGAAACGGGATTGGTACTGCTGGAGGAAGCGTTCCTCGATCTGGAAGGTCACTTCAACGAACTGTTCACCGCCAAGTGGACCACATCGTCGGTGTCGGTTGATACCATTTGCGTTACGCTGGAGGACTATTTCCAGGACTACAATCATCTCCGAACGGCCAACTTTGAGTACGTTATCGGCGAGGCACAGAAAATGGTCGCGAAGCGTTACATCAAAGCGATGCTTTCGAAGCGGCTGAACAAAAATCGGGCCGAATGTGAGGTGCTTGCGAAGAAAATTGCTAAGGAAGCAAAGCAGATCAAAATGTTTTTCGAAAAGGTGGCACCAAACGTTGCCAAAAGCGATTCACCGATCGATGTAATTTCCAATCTGGCGGGATTGTTGAACTGTGACGCGGAGATGCTGGTGCTGGATTTGCACTCTGTACTCTCATCGTATCCTTCCATTACCGAGGATCATCTTGTACGGTTGTTCTACTTGCGTAATGATTTTAAAAGCAGCGAACTAAAGGAAAAGGTGCAGGATGCGTTGGCGTCGAGAAAATCTACCATCAGCCACGATAAGCAGGACGCAATATTTAAAGAGATTATCTTTTCTGATAAGCTGTGGTAA
- the LOC128302340 gene encoding glia maturation factor gamma, with amino-acid sequence MTEAQICDISPEAKEEICKFRFRRNATNTALILKIDREKQLVTVDELLDDVAIEELQEQLPSHQPRYIIYSYKMVHDDSRISYPMCFIFYTPRDSQMELCMLYAKTRMALQREADLTRYYEIRELDDMTEDWLREKLR; translated from the exons ATG ACCGAAGCGCAGATCTGTGATATTAGCCCGGAGGCAAAGGAGGAGATCTGCAAATTTCGTTTCCGACGAAACGCAACCAACACTGCGCTGATTC TGAAAATTGATCGCGAAAAGCAACTAGTTACCGTAGACGAGTTGCTGGACGATGTGGCGATCGAGGAGCTGCAGGAACAGCTGCCGAGCCACCAGCCACGCTACATCATCTATAGCTACAAGATGGTACATGATGATTCACGGATATCCTACCcaatgtgtttcattttttacaCACCGCGCGACAGTCAGATGGAACTGTGCATGTTGTACGCAAAAACACGCATGGCTTTGCAGCGTGAGGCAGATCTAACTCGCTACTACGAGATTCGTGAGCTGGACGATATGACCGAAGATTGGCTAAGAGAAAAACTTCGATAA
- the LOC128302678 gene encoding probable ATP-dependent DNA helicase HFM1, whose translation MAQAVPSQQSDPDETINDAALKLPDQTFTMNDLDPTIRKAFPKLKEFNKVQSSVAKTVIQTDSSIVVNAPTGSGKTVILELAMVKLAQQAKDSSFRILYLAPTRSLCAEKFQDWKVRFAPLGISCMQFDGDSAVEDVSKLSNHRLILSTPEKWEVFTRHWDDQNVASVLRPIRLLLIDEIQVINDTERGSNLELVVSRMKYIDARLCRDHPNIGGVPASIRFIAVSACIPNVADFAQWLRNDRNVIPFTFDETNRTTKIERHVLSFPCASNPYKFELNLNYKLPAIIDQFSRQKPTLVFCTSRKSVESTAKFLARSNIKRSIPAGPTLSELANNLANRNMQECVSKGVAYHHAGLLHHDRIQIENHFRAGQIAVLCCTSTLCMGVNLPAYLVVVKSTFNHAGKDYTDNYILQMIGRAGRAEYNEDGVAVILTTDVNLTRYQKIITETIPIESQLRPKLPELLNSEIAHGIIYDQPAVMEWIKSTFFYVRARVNPAHYQLTGGRLIDEEIEKLCTDTIESLEANELIVKQRFNTIVASVCGRLMARNQLSFQTMKLLQQDMKGKESLDEMLVLITRANEFSEFKCRQGEKKILNTLNGPTISASYCDGGDDSTGGVRFRWPRRISTTGAKVYCLVQAVFGNLTINDHGLHQEAAKIVSLGARIARFIVGLLTANRDHFESGSFRALISVTTLLQCFQTKLWENSPFLTKQLGQIGPRLARHLADRGKITFQAVRNSDPREIECILKKQPPLGNDIVNFVSGLPEFTIELKKSLGDPPSFTCTVVQKNVDYDPEISVSFSVLVGDSTNRVLLHLDSCTMENIPVLGCTWPLSVKDCSVESLSAYLICQNWTGLDCTHTLWLVEQPNIVKHRQTAITNFFPNTSANDSTVSIEKLVLPSVLELSRMRSNVSKANESSHAEEQSFLDVSRYTSFNSEQTTFRDNVTALNAITANNSANDCRVTEKELDHTKLVDGPNNSNNHEQINFHKPIRSILKPASSALPDKPQAFAPLNISECLTIGNNENHLQQPNEPSTVELLFRNDELQYMFQPERCTLNFTLCSPVDSIVQCFKRYNIFMAHRHTFLTPLPTKEDLAKIDTAVRKKKNFDLGSACDVFCSDDE comes from the coding sequence ATGGCACAAGCAGTTCCATCGCAACAATCGGACCCGGATGAAACTATAAACGATGCTGCATTGAAGCTCCCGGACCAAACATTCACCATGAACGATCTCGATCCGACGATTCGGAAAGCGTTTCCCAAGCTGAAAGAATTCAACAAGGTACAGTCGTCAGTCGCAAAAACCGTCATACAAACGGACAGTTCGATCGTCGTCAATGCACCCACCGGGTCGGGGAAGACCGTAATTCTTGAGCTTGCAATGGTGAAGCTCGCCCAGCAAGCAAAGGACAGTTCGTTTCGAATCCTCTACCTAGCACCGACACGATCGCTCTGTGCGGAAAAGTTTCAAGACTGGAAAgtgcgtttcgcaccgctcgGCATTAGTTGCATGCAGTTCGATGGCGATAGTGCGGTCGAGGATGTGAGTAAACTCAGCAACCATCGGCTTATTCTGAGCACACCGGAAAAATGGGAAGTCTTCACACGGCACTGGGATGATCAGAATGTGGCATCCGTACTACGCCCTATCCGGTTGCTTCTGATTGATGAAATTCAAGTCATCAACGATACCGAACGTGGTTCGAATCTGGAGCTAGTAGTATCGCGCATGAAGTACATCGATGCGCGACTGTGCAGAGACCACCCGAATATTGGTGGAGTTCCAGCGTCGATCCGTTTTATAGCCGTATCGGCTTGCATCCCCAATGTGGCCGATTTCGCACAATGGCTCAGAAACGATCGGAACGTGATACCGTTCACGTTCGATGAAACAAATCGCACAACGAAAATCGAGCGACACGTGCTGAGCTTTCCTTGCGCTTCGAACCCGTACAAGTTCGAGCTGAATCTCAACTACAAACTCCCGGCGATAATTGATCAATTTTCACGCCAAAAGCCAACGCTTGTCTTTTGCACGTCACGCAAAAGTGTGGAATCGACCGCCAAATTCCTTGCCCGATCGAATATAAAGCGCAGCATTCCTGCAGGACCAACTCTCAGCGAATTGGCCAACAATCTGGCAAACCGAAACATGCAGGAGTGTGTATCGAAGGGTGTCGCCTACCACCATGCCGGTTTGCTGCACCACGATCGCATCCAGATCGAAAACCACTTCCGTGCCGGTCAGATAGCGGTGCTCTGCTGTACCAGCACCCTCTGCATGGGTGTTAATCTGCCCGCCTATCTGGTCGTTGTGAAGTCAACGTTTAATCACGCCGGCAAGGATTACACCGACAACTACATCCTGCAGATGATCGGCCGTGCTGGACGTGCTGAGTACAATGAGGATGGTGTAGCGGTCATACTAACAACCGACGTAAATTTAACTCGCTATCAAAAGATCATTACCGAAACAATCCCGATCGAATCGCAGCTTCGCCCGAAACTTCCGGAGCTGCTAAATTCTGAGATTGCGCACGGTATCATCTACGATCAGCCGGCAGTAATGGAGTGGATAAAATCCACGTTTTTCTACGTCCGCGCACGGGTAAACCCAGCACACTACCAACTCACCGGCGGACGACTTATCGATGAGGAGATAGAGAAACTGTGCACCGATACGATTGAGTCGCTGGAAGCGAATGAATTGATTGTAAAGCAACGCTTCAATACGATTGTGGCTTCTGTTTGCGGTCGGTTAATGGCACGTAATCAACTCTCCTTTCAAACGATGAAACTCCTTCAGCAGGACATGAAGGGTAAGGAATCGCTCGACGAAATGCTTGTTCTTATAACACGGGCTAACGAATTCAGCGAATTCAAGTGCCGACAGGGTGAGAAAAAGATTCTCAACACCCTCAACGGACCCACGATCTCTGCCTCGTACTGTGATGGAGGCGATGATTCAACCGGCGGAGTCCGGTTCCGATGGCCCAGACGCATCAGTACTACCGGGGCCAAGGTGTACTGCTTGGTGCAGGCCGTGTTCGGCAACCTAACCATAAACGATCACGGTTTGCACCAGGAAGCGGCTAAAATCGTGTCGCTTGGAGCACGAATTGCCCGGTTCATTGTTGGACTGTTAACGGCCAACCGGGACCATTTCGAGTCCGGCAGCTTCCGGGCGCTCATTAGTGTTACAACGCTACTGCAGTGCTTTCAAACGAAACTTTGGGAGAACAGTCCGTTCCTGACGAAACAACTAGGACAAATTGGCCCGAGGCTCGCACGTCATCTAGCGGACCGTGGCAAGATTACATTCCAAGCCGTGCGAAATTCAGATCCGCGTGAAATTGAATGTATCCTGAAGAAGCAACCACCTTTGGGTAATGATATTGTAAACTTCGTAAGCGGTCTACCAGAGTTTACAATTGAATTGAAGAAATCGCTTGGGGATCCACCGTCCTTTACCTGTACCGTCGTGCAGAAGAATGTAGACTACGATCCGGAAATATCGGTGAGCTTCAGTGTCCTGGTGGGAGATTCTACCAACAGGGTGTTACTGCATCTGGACAGCTGTACGATGGAGAACATTCCAGTGCTGGGTTGTACGTGGCCATTATCGGTAAAAGACTGTTCCGTTGAATCGCTCTCGGCCTACCTCATCTGCCAGAACTGGACCGGATTGGACTGTACGCATACACTGTGGCTCGTGGAGCAACCGAACATCGTCAAACACCGTCAAACCGCAATAACAAACTTCTTTCCAAACACTTCAGCAAATGATTCGACAGTTTCGATCGAAAAACTTGTGTTGCCTTCCGTGCTGGAGCTATCCCGAATGCGGTCAAATGTTTCAAAAGCGAATGAGTCGTCACATGCGGAGGAACAGTCTTTTCTAGATGTGTCCCGCTACACATCGTTCAATTCCGAACAAACTACTTTTCGTGACAATGTTACAGCTTTGAACGCAATAACAGCCAACAACAGTGCTAATGATTGCAGAGTGACCGAAAAGGAACTCGACCACACTAAACTTGTCGATGGTCCAAACAATTCGAACAATCATGAACAAATTAACTTTCATAAACCCATCCGCTCTATATTAAAGCCAGCCTCATCTGCACTTCCCGACAAACCGCAAGCCTTTGCACCGTTAAACATATCCGAGTGTCTAACAATCGGCAACAATGAAAACCATCTTCAACAGCCAAACGAGCCATCGACTGTCGAATTACTGTTCCGAAACGATGAGCTCCAGTACATGTTTCAGCCGGAAAGATGCACGCTGAATTTCACACTCTGCAGTCCAGTAGACAGTATTGTGCAGTGCTTCAAACGGTACAACATATTTATGGCCCATCGGCACACATTTTTAACTCCATTGCCAACGAAGGAAGACCTGGCGAAGATTGATACAGCAgtgcgaaaaaagaaaaactttgaTCTAGGATCTGCCTGTGACGTGTTTTGCTCCGATGATGAGTGA